One genomic region from Quercus robur chromosome 4, dhQueRobu3.1, whole genome shotgun sequence encodes:
- the LOC126721610 gene encoding uncharacterized protein LOC126721610, whose amino-acid sequence MQTLSPEDSARRVEIKANIEYLASLEEISWRQKWKALYLKQGDNNTRFFHRLANSHRRTNTMRGVEVEGILYEDESAIQDQVVGFYKALYQETESWRPTIDGLEFANLDETDQIALEREFEKEEILAALQEAKGDKAPDPDGFTMAFFQKCWCVLEKEILAFFADFHKECIFEKSLNATFLCLIPKKLSAVNIRDFRPISLILDSVLIANECLDSRLKSGIPSVIIKLDVEKAYDHVSWSALFYLTERMGFGEKWGRWMKMCISTARFSVLINRPPVGFFSSSCGLRQGDLLSPLLFLLVMEVLSRLLKRTKDGGFISGFQANPNTRGGLHISHLLFVDDTILFCDASKEQLLHIHMVLIFFEAITRLKVNVGKSEIVSVGEVGNLDALAHILCCKVGCLPMSYLGMPLGAHYKNSSIWNPIIERIEKKLASWKQLYLSKGGRLTLLKSTLSSLPTYYLSLFTIPKHVADRLEKIQRDFLWGRSNEVFKFSLVAWEKVVWSVESDGLGIWKIGLFNQVLLGKWLWRFGNEITSLWRQVIASKYGEASGGWCTRVVRGTHGCGMWKSIRKGAESFFGHVLYAAGEGFRIRF is encoded by the exons ATGCAAACTTTGTCACCGGAAGATAGTGCAAGAAGGGTTGAGATAAAGGCTAATATTGAGTATTTAGCTTCTTTGGAGGAGATTTCTTGGAGGCAGAAATGGAAAGCTTTGTACTTAAAACAAGGGGATAATAATACTAGATTTTTTCATAGGCTTGCTAATTCTCATAGACGTACAAATACTATGAGAGGTGTGGAGGTTGAGGGCATTTTGTATGAGGATGAGTCTGCAATTCAGGATCAAGTGGTGGGTTTTTATAAGGCCTTGTATCAAGAGACCGAATCTTGGAGGCCCACTATTGATGGTTTAGAGTTTGCAAATCTGGATGAAACCGATCAAATTGCTTTAGAAAGGGAGTTTGAGAAGGAGGAGATCCTTGCAGCCCTACAGGAGGCAAAGGGTGATAAGGCTCCCGATCCAGATGGCTTTACTATGGCTTTCTTTCAAAAATGCTGGTGTGTTCTTGAGAAGGAGATTTTGGCTTTTTTTGCAGACTTCCACAAAGAATGTATCTTTGAAAAATCACTCAATGCCACCTTTCTGTGTTTGATACCCAAGAAGCTTAGTGCAGTCAATATTAGAGATTTCCGCCCAATAAGCCTG ATACTTGACTCTGTTCTTATTGCAAATGAATGCTTGGATAGTAGATTGAAGAGTGGTATTCCTAGTGTGATTATTAAATTGGATGTTGAGAAAGCTTATGATCATGTGAGTTGGAGTGCCTTATTTTACCTTACCGAGAGGATGGGTTTTGGGGAGAAGTGGGGGAGATGGATGAAGATGTGTATTTCTACTGCTCGTTTTTCAGTCCTTATTAATAGGCCTCCTGTTGGTTTCTTTAGCAGCTCTTGTGGTCTTCGCCAAGGGGATCTTTTATCTCCACTCCTATTCTTATTGGTAATGGAGGTATTGAGTAGGTTGTTGAAAAGGACAAAAGATGGAGGCTTTATCAGTGGTTTCCAAGCAAATCCCAATACACGTGGAGGTTTGCATATCTCTCACCTTTTGTTCGTTGATGATACTATTCTCTTTTGTGATGCATCAAAGGAACAATTATTACATATTCATATGGTTCTAATTTTCTTTGAAGCTATCACAAGACTGAAAGTAAATGTTGGCAAGAGTGAGATTGTGTCAGTTGGTGAGGTTGGGAACTTGGATGCTTTAGCTCATATCTTATGTTGTAAGGTAGGCTGTTTACCCATGTCTTATTTGGGGATGCCTTTGGGGGCACATTATAAGAATTCCTCAATTTGGAACCCTATCATTGAAAGGATAGAAAAAAAGCTTGCAAGTTGGAAGCAGttatatttgtcaaaaggaGGTAGACTTACTTTATTGAAGAGTACTTTATCAAGTCTCCCtacttattatttatctttgttcaCTATTCCAAAACATGTGGCGGACAGATTAGAGAAAATTCAGAGGGATTTCCTTTGGGGGAGATCTAATGAGGTCTTTAAATTCTCACTTGTTGCTTGGGAGAAAGTTGTGTGGTCAGTGGAGTCTGATGGCTTGGGGATCTGGAAAATTGGGCTATTTAACCAAGTTTTGCTTGGGAAGTGGCTCTGGCGATTTGGGAATGAGATCACAAGTTTATGGAGGCAAGTTATAGCTTCCAAATATGGGGAGGCCAGTGGGGGATGGTGTACTAGAGTTGTTAGAGGGACTCATGGATGTGGTATGTGGAAGAGCATTAGGAAGGGGGCTGAGAGTTTCTTTGGTCATGTGTTGTATGCGGCGGGAGAGGGTTTTCGTATCAGATTCTAG